A stretch of Lactuca sativa cultivar Salinas chromosome 6, Lsat_Salinas_v11, whole genome shotgun sequence DNA encodes these proteins:
- the LOC111912047 gene encoding lipid transfer protein EARLI 1, translated as MASKCSVLLVLFLANNLILFTISNGCETSPTSKSKPWATCPRDTLKLGVCANLLRGLISVEVGSPPVKPCCSLIQGLIDLEAALCLCTAIKANVLGINLDVPLSLSLLLNACGNQVPSGFQCA; from the exons ATGGCATCAAAATGCAGTGTTTTATTAGTTCTTTTTCTGGCTAACAACCTTATATTGTTTACCATAAGTAATGGTTGTGAAACTTCCCCTACCTCCAAAAGTAA ACCATGGGCAACATGCCCTAGAGACACCTTGAAACTAGGAGTGTGCGCCAATCTTCTTAGGGGGTTGATTAGTGTTGAGGTGGGTTCGCCACCAGTAAAGCCTTGCTGCTCTCTTATCCAAGGACTTATCGACCTTGAGGCTGCTCTCTGCCTTTGCACTGCCATCAAAGCCAACGTGTTGGGTATCAATCTCGATGTACCACTGTCTCTCAGCTTGCTACTTAATGCTTGTGGCAACCAAGTCCCAAGTGGCTTCCAGTGTGCCTGA